Proteins from one Gallus gallus isolate bGalGal1 chromosome 15, bGalGal1.mat.broiler.GRCg7b, whole genome shotgun sequence genomic window:
- the RPLP0 gene encoding 60S acidic ribosomal protein P0, protein MPREDRATWKSNYFMKIIQLLDDYPKCFVVGADNVGSKQMQQIRMSLRGKAVVLMGKNTMMRKAIRGHLENNPALEKLLPHIRGNVGFVFTKEDLTEIRDMLLANKVPAAARAGAIAPCDVTVPAQNTGLGPEKTSFFQALGITTKISRGTIEILSDVQLIKTGDKVGASEATLLNMLNISPFSFGLVIQQVFDNGSIYNPEVLDITEETLHKRFLEGVRNVASVCLQIGYPTIASVPHSIVNGYKRVLAVAVETDYTFPLAEKVKAFLADPSAFVAAAPVVVETAAPAAAAAPAKEAPKEESEESDEDMGFGLFD, encoded by the exons ATGCCCAGGGAAGACAGGGCGACGTGGAAGTCCAACTACTTCATGAAAATCATC CAACTGCTGGATGATTACCCGAAATGTTTCGTGGTGGGAGCGGACAACGTGGGCTCCAAGCAGATGCAGCAGATCCGCATGTCGCTGCGCGGGAAGGCCGTGGTGCTGATGGGGAAGAACACGATGATGCGCAAAGCCATCCGCGGGCACCTGGAGAACAACCCCGCCTTGGAGAA gCTGCTGCCTCACATCCGTGGGAACGTGGGCTTTGTGTTCACCAAGGAGGATCTGACCGAGATCCGGGACATGCTGCTGGCCAACAAG GTGCCGGCAGCTGCCCGTGCTGGTGCGATTGCTCCCTGTGATGTGACTGTGCCAGCCCAGAACACTGGTCTCGGACCTGAGAAGACCTCCTTTTTCCAGGCCTTGGGCATCACCACAAAGATTTCCAGAGGGACCATTGAAATTCTG agTGATGTGCAGCTCATTAAGACCGGAGACAAAGTGGGTGCCAGCGAAGCCACCCTGCTGAACATGCTGAACatctctcccttctcctttgGCCTGGTGATCCAGCAGGTCTTCGACAATGGCAGCATTTACAACCCTGAAGTGCTGGACATCACTGAGGAGACCCTGCACAAGCGTTTCCTGGAG GGCGTTCGTAACGTTGCCAGCGTCTGCCTGCAGATCGGGTACCCCACCATCGCCTCCGTGCCCCACTCCATTGTCAATGGCTACAAGCGGGTGCTGGCGGTGGCGGTGGAGACCGACTACACCTTCCCGCTGGCTGAAAAG GTGAAGGCGTTCCTGGCCGACCCCTCCGCCTTCGTGGCCGCTGCTCCGGTGGTCGTTGAAACGGCTGCAcccgctgctgccgccgccCCGGCCAAGGAGGCGCCGAAGGAGGAATCGGAGGAGTCCGATGAGGATATGGGCTTCGGCCTCTTCGACTAG